One window from the genome of Blastocatellia bacterium encodes:
- a CDS encoding phosphoglycerate mutase family protein, translated as MSLLWMIRHGQAASVVKGDYDQLSELGREQSRRLGEYWLKQGLTFDHVYVGPRQRHRQTHDVVASVYHEHGLCWPDPVVLPELDEYQAEPLLRQAVPLLRERDPHVAELVTTITRGEDGALRSFELLLRRVTRGWVNGEFDLPDVESWSAFRARIRRGVDRMTAVQGRGRRVAAFTSAGAVAAAVGLALGVSDLQTLELMWVINNTAVTEFLFTAGRFSLGRFNCLAHLSDPALVTFR; from the coding sequence ATGAGTCTTCTCTGGATGATTCGTCATGGTCAGGCCGCCTCGGTGGTCAAAGGCGACTATGATCAGCTCTCCGAGCTGGGCCGCGAGCAATCGCGACGGCTGGGGGAGTACTGGCTGAAGCAGGGACTGACCTTCGATCACGTCTACGTCGGTCCCCGCCAGCGGCATCGTCAAACACATGATGTCGTCGCTTCTGTCTATCACGAGCACGGCCTCTGCTGGCCGGATCCGGTCGTGTTGCCGGAGCTGGACGAGTACCAGGCCGAGCCTCTCCTGCGGCAGGCTGTTCCCTTGCTCCGGGAGCGCGATCCCCATGTGGCCGAGCTGGTCACGACCATCACCCGGGGCGAGGATGGAGCGCTGCGTAGTTTCGAGTTGCTTTTGCGTCGCGTCACGCGCGGTTGGGTGAATGGCGAATTTGATCTTCCTGACGTCGAATCCTGGTCGGCCTTCCGCGCCCGTATTCGTCGGGGCGTTGATCGGATGACCGCCGTGCAGGGGAGAGGTCGCAGAGTTGCCGCCTTCACTTCTGCCGGAGCCGTGGCCGCTGCCGTCGGTCTCGCTCTGGGGGTGAGTGACTTGCAGACGCTGGAACTGATGTGGGTCATCAACAACACGGCCGTCACGGAGTTTCTCTTCACGGCTGGGCGATTTTCGCTCGGTCGCTTCAATTGCCTGGCTCATCTGAGCGATCCAGCGTTGGTCACCTTCCGCTAA
- a CDS encoding acyl-CoA dehydrogenase family protein, protein MDFSIPETVQKLVADVREFLREEIYPLEAQFLREGFAAVLPALEEKRQKVKERGWWAPHIPRHYGGMGLSLVEFAHLSEELGRSPLGHFVFNCQAPDVGNMEILMAHGTEEQKKTYLFPLIRGEIRSCFAMTEPAYPGSNPVWMATQAVRDGDDYVLNGHKWFVSGAEGAAFAIVMAVTNPEAESPHRRASQIIVPTDTPGFRLLRNIPVMGDSGSGWASHGEVKLDNCRVPQANRLGPEGAGFVIAQERLGPGRIHHCMRWIGICERAFDLLCRRAATRRLAPDHVLASRQMVQQWIADSRAEINAARLMVLHAAWTIDRVGASAAREEISLIKFFVAGVLQRVLDRAIQAHGGLGVTDDLPLSFWYRHERAARIYDGADEVHKVAVARRILKRYGVDLPRDEA, encoded by the coding sequence ATGGATTTCTCCATTCCCGAGACCGTGCAGAAGCTCGTAGCCGATGTCCGTGAGTTTCTCCGCGAGGAAATTTATCCTCTCGAAGCCCAATTTCTTCGCGAGGGTTTTGCGGCCGTGCTGCCGGCCCTCGAAGAGAAACGACAGAAGGTGAAGGAGCGAGGGTGGTGGGCGCCCCACATTCCCCGCCACTATGGCGGGATGGGTCTGTCGCTCGTAGAGTTTGCCCATCTGAGCGAGGAGCTGGGACGAAGCCCGCTCGGCCATTTCGTCTTCAACTGTCAGGCTCCCGATGTCGGCAATATGGAAATCCTCATGGCTCACGGGACCGAGGAGCAGAAGAAGACCTATCTTTTCCCGCTCATTCGTGGAGAGATTCGGAGCTGCTTCGCCATGACCGAACCCGCTTATCCCGGATCGAATCCGGTATGGATGGCGACACAGGCCGTGCGCGATGGGGATGACTATGTTCTCAATGGCCACAAGTGGTTTGTCTCCGGCGCCGAGGGAGCGGCCTTTGCCATCGTCATGGCGGTGACCAATCCCGAGGCGGAGAGCCCTCATCGGCGGGCGAGTCAGATCATCGTGCCGACCGATACGCCGGGATTTCGCCTGTTGCGAAACATTCCGGTGATGGGAGACAGTGGCAGCGGCTGGGCCAGTCACGGTGAAGTGAAGCTGGACAATTGTCGTGTGCCGCAGGCGAATCGCCTTGGTCCTGAAGGAGCCGGTTTCGTCATCGCTCAAGAGCGGCTCGGTCCGGGCCGCATTCACCATTGCATGAGGTGGATCGGCATTTGCGAGCGGGCGTTTGATCTGCTTTGCCGACGGGCCGCCACACGACGGCTTGCGCCCGATCACGTGCTGGCCTCACGCCAGATGGTGCAGCAATGGATCGCCGACAGTCGCGCCGAGATCAATGCCGCCCGACTCATGGTCCTGCATGCCGCCTGGACGATTGATCGGGTCGGCGCCTCAGCCGCTCGAGAGGAGATTTCCCTCATCAAGTTTTTCGTCGCCGGCGTGCTCCAGCGGGTCCTGGATCGCGCCATTCAAGCTCATGGGGGATTGGGCGTCACCGACGATCTGCCGCTCTCGTTCTGGTATCGTCATGAGCGCGCCGCCCGCATTTACGATGGGGCTGACGAAGTCCATAAGGTGGCCGTTGCCCGCCGCATTTTGAAGCGCTACGGTGTGGATCTTCCGCGCGATGAGGCCTGA
- a CDS encoding phosphotransferase family protein, translating to MRPEWIDQPTAVRPGEELDVGTLAAYLRRHLPDISEPIQLQQFPSGYSNLTYLLRIGEKEFVLRRPPFGAHTIRAGHDMKREYRTLVGLSKVYGKVPRPLLYCEDESVIGAPFYIMERVKGVILRTVPPAGLDLRPDVAQKLSQSFVDNLVEIHAVDYQAAGLADLGRPQGYVQRQIRGWSERYAAARTDDIPEMERVRDWLETHRPPDSGAALIHNDYKYDNLVLDPTDLSRIVAVLDWEMATIGDPLMDLGSTLGYWVQADDPEELQQFRFCPTTLPGNFTRAEIVSRYAERSHRDVSDILFYYVYALFKIAVIVQQIYFRYYRGFTRDERFARMIHLVRILAAMAVKAIERGRIDRLG from the coding sequence ATGAGGCCTGAGTGGATTGATCAACCGACTGCCGTTCGACCCGGCGAGGAACTCGATGTCGGGACGCTTGCCGCCTACCTCCGTCGGCATCTGCCCGACATCTCCGAGCCGATCCAGCTCCAGCAGTTCCCCAGCGGCTATTCCAACCTCACCTATCTTCTGCGCATCGGCGAGAAGGAGTTTGTGCTCCGGCGGCCCCCCTTCGGAGCGCACACGATTCGCGCCGGTCATGATATGAAACGGGAGTATCGCACACTGGTCGGTCTCTCCAAAGTTTACGGGAAGGTGCCGCGCCCGCTCCTTTACTGCGAGGATGAATCGGTCATCGGCGCCCCCTTCTACATCATGGAGCGGGTGAAAGGCGTGATCCTTCGGACGGTGCCGCCGGCGGGACTCGATCTTCGCCCCGATGTCGCGCAGAAGCTCTCGCAATCGTTCGTGGATAATCTCGTCGAAATTCATGCGGTGGATTATCAAGCGGCAGGTCTGGCCGACCTCGGCCGACCGCAGGGATACGTCCAGCGTCAAATTCGTGGCTGGAGCGAGCGCTATGCCGCTGCTCGCACCGATGACATCCCGGAGATGGAGCGCGTCCGCGACTGGCTCGAAACGCACCGTCCTCCAGACAGCGGAGCCGCGCTCATTCACAACGACTACAAGTACGACAACCTGGTACTCGATCCGACGGATCTCTCCCGCATCGTCGCTGTACTCGATTGGGAGATGGCCACCATTGGCGATCCGCTCATGGATCTCGGCAGCACGCTCGGCTACTGGGTTCAAGCCGATGACCCGGAGGAGTTGCAACAGTTCCGTTTCTGTCCGACGACGCTACCGGGAAATTTCACCCGCGCCGAGATTGTCTCGCGCTACGCCGAGCGGAGCCATCGGGACGTCTCCGACATCCTGTTCTATTACGTCTACGCGCTGTTCAAGATTGCCGTCATCGTCCAGCAGATCTACTTCCGCTACTATCGCGGCTTCACCCGAGACGAGCGGTTCGCCCGAATGATTCACCTCGTGCGCATCCTCGCCGCGATGGCCGTGAAGGCGATCGAGCGAGGCCGGATTGATCGCCTGGGCTGA
- a CDS encoding SDR family NAD(P)-dependent oxidoreductase: MKDYRLLVGKSAIITGSGRGIGRAVALLFAEHGASVVVNDLDADVAEATAQDIIRSGGRAIVCAGSVTDPTFPDRLVKTTVEAFGGIDIIVNNAGYTWDAVIQNMTDEMWYAMIDVHLTAPFRIIRAAVPYMREVAKKEIAEGKRIHRKIINVSSTSGIAGNAGQINYAAGKMGIVGLTKSLAKEWGRFNINVNAVAYGFIDTRLTKPKEQQETVLINGKEVQLGIPDAMRQVSLNLIPLGRPGTPEEAAGPVLFLASPLADYVTGAVLLVTGGSYM, encoded by the coding sequence ATGAAAGACTATCGGTTACTCGTGGGGAAATCAGCCATCATCACCGGATCGGGCCGTGGGATTGGGCGTGCCGTAGCCCTGTTGTTCGCCGAGCATGGCGCTTCGGTCGTCGTTAACGATCTCGATGCGGACGTTGCGGAAGCGACGGCTCAGGACATCATTCGATCCGGCGGACGGGCTATCGTGTGCGCGGGCAGCGTGACCGATCCGACGTTTCCCGACCGGTTGGTGAAAACGACCGTCGAGGCTTTCGGCGGCATTGACATCATCGTCAACAATGCCGGTTATACCTGGGATGCCGTCATTCAAAACATGACCGACGAGATGTGGTACGCCATGATTGATGTTCACCTGACGGCCCCCTTTCGCATCATCCGCGCGGCTGTGCCCTATATGCGCGAGGTCGCCAAGAAGGAAATCGCCGAGGGCAAGCGCATCCATCGCAAGATCATCAACGTTTCCTCGACCTCCGGTATCGCGGGCAACGCCGGCCAGATTAACTACGCGGCGGGCAAAATGGGGATCGTCGGCTTGACGAAATCACTGGCCAAGGAGTGGGGACGCTTCAACATTAACGTGAATGCTGTCGCTTACGGCTTCATTGATACGCGCCTGACGAAACCAAAGGAGCAACAGGAGACGGTCCTCATCAACGGCAAAGAGGTACAACTCGGGATTCCGGACGCCATGCGTCAGGTCTCGCTCAACCTCATTCCTCTGGGCCGTCCGGGGACGCCGGAGGAGGCCGCTGGACCCGTGCTCTTTCTGGCGTCGCCGTTGGCCGATTACGTGACCGGAGCGGTCCTGCTCGTCACCGGAGGATCCTATATGTAG
- a CDS encoding helix-turn-helix transcriptional regulator — MTGEREYAKEFGRALRQLRRARRLTQEELAESAEVTTEYISRIERGLTKSPPSWGVLSRLARALKIEVVAHDHSWTIRLAA, encoded by the coding sequence ATGACGGGGGAAAGGGAATATGCGAAAGAATTCGGTCGAGCCCTGCGCCAGTTACGCCGGGCCCGCCGGCTCACCCAGGAGGAGTTAGCCGAATCCGCTGAGGTGACGACCGAATACATTAGTCGTATCGAACGCGGGTTGACCAAATCCCCTCCCTCATGGGGAGTGCTCAGCCGACTCGCCCGCGCTCTCAAGATCGAGGTCGTGGCTCATGATCATAGTTGGACAATCCGGCTCGCCGCCTGA
- a CDS encoding MTH1187 family thiamine-binding protein, translating into MVLAQISIVPVGTSTTSMGDYIADAIRVLEKAGVPYDVSAVGTLFEGTPKDVFALARKMHEAAFRRGAQRVVTTFVIDDRRDKEVTMKSRVAAIKRRLKGR; encoded by the coding sequence ATGGTGCTCGCCCAAATCAGCATTGTGCCCGTTGGGACATCCACAACGAGCATGGGAGATTATATCGCCGATGCGATTCGAGTTCTGGAAAAAGCCGGTGTTCCCTACGATGTGTCGGCGGTAGGAACGCTGTTTGAGGGAACCCCCAAAGATGTTTTTGCCCTTGCGCGAAAGATGCATGAAGCGGCCTTTCGGCGAGGAGCGCAACGTGTCGTGACCACTTTCGTCATTGACGACCGGCGCGACAAAGAGGTCACGATGAAAAGCCGGGTCGCCGCCATCAAGAGACGGCTCAAAGGACGGTAG
- a CDS encoding Hsp20 family protein, whose amino-acid sequence MAKAVAIHPMTSSVQETVDRLREQIAVRAHQLAVERGYEPGHELDDWLRAESQLVWKPEMHLEEHPHTLVVKFRVPGIPREDIHVWVDRRSLVLLGEAQPEGTAEDVRIHGSEFRYGQIYRQLDLPIPVEPERGRARLSDGVLTITLPKQAWVVEDSKERRSARRKKSARTST is encoded by the coding sequence ATGGCAAAGGCGGTCGCCATTCATCCGATGACCTCATCTGTTCAGGAGACCGTTGACCGGCTGCGCGAACAGATTGCTGTCCGAGCGCACCAACTGGCTGTTGAGCGGGGATACGAACCCGGTCACGAACTGGACGATTGGCTTCGAGCAGAGAGTCAGCTCGTGTGGAAACCGGAGATGCATCTGGAGGAGCACCCCCATACCCTCGTCGTGAAGTTTCGCGTGCCGGGGATTCCACGTGAAGATATTCACGTGTGGGTTGATCGTCGAAGTCTGGTCTTGCTGGGAGAGGCTCAGCCTGAGGGAACTGCTGAGGACGTGCGCATTCATGGCAGTGAGTTTCGCTACGGGCAAATCTACCGACAGCTCGACCTTCCCATACCCGTCGAACCGGAGAGGGGAAGGGCGCGCCTGAGCGATGGTGTGCTCACGATAACTCTGCCCAAGCAAGCATGGGTGGTCGAGGACTCGAAGGAAAGACGCTCTGCCCGACGGAAAAAATCGGCGCGGACCAGCACCTGA
- a CDS encoding response regulator → AQSGREALQMIQCEPLDLVVLDIRLGPESGLTLLQEIACRYPSLPVIILTAYASFQDDYTSWLAESYVLKTGDPNEFLQAVDQTLQQTSLRMAPPLQPATAREQPAIR, encoded by the coding sequence GCCCAGTCGGGCCGTGAAGCTCTCCAGATGATTCAATGTGAGCCGCTCGACCTCGTTGTACTCGACATCAGGCTCGGTCCGGAGAGCGGACTGACACTTCTTCAGGAAATTGCTTGCCGGTATCCGTCCCTACCCGTCATTATTCTTACCGCCTATGCCTCATTCCAGGATGATTACACCTCGTGGCTGGCCGAGAGCTATGTTTTGAAAACAGGCGATCCGAACGAATTCCTCCAGGCGGTTGATCAGACGCTACAGCAAACTTCTCTTCGGATGGCTCCACCCCTGCAACCTGCCACCGCTCGAGAGCAGCCGGCGATACGGTAG